A DNA window from Microcystis aeruginosa NIES-843 contains the following coding sequences:
- a CDS encoding IS630-like element ISMae27 family transposase — MSGVPNINVAESVEDLKSLLKQQVTSLNFAKVQSLYLLKIKEVETVRHLAVLIGRSERTIHRWLSCYREGGIENLLSEPEKLGRPKKISVEEAALIQNELKDPEGFQSYKEIHFWVSIILEIPTSYITVYRLVRNELQAKLKVARPQNLKQLPGEVKIFQNNLSEQLQALLEKESEKVSQYLKVRFWCQDESRFGCHTIVRDKITIKGIKPLGNFQYNFQYLWLYGLIEPRTGSSFFYEFSHLDGECFNQYLTLFSQAFSEELHIIQLDNAPAHTATDLEIPDNIILFYQPPYCPEVNPIERVWLYLKNLLAWGNFNSLDNLRSKLYHLLNSLSNDTIGYLTGWSWILEALCLSGI; from the coding sequence ATGAGTGGAGTCCCTAATATTAATGTTGCTGAGTCAGTAGAAGACTTAAAATCCTTGTTGAAGCAACAAGTAACCTCTTTAAACTTTGCTAAAGTACAATCCCTGTATCTACTAAAAATTAAGGAGGTAGAAACGGTTCGTCATCTCGCCGTGTTAATAGGACGCTCAGAAAGAACTATTCATCGCTGGTTAAGTTGTTATCGAGAAGGAGGGATAGAAAATCTCTTGTCAGAACCAGAAAAACTGGGAAGACCCAAAAAGATTTCAGTGGAAGAAGCCGCTCTAATTCAGAATGAATTAAAAGACCCAGAAGGATTTCAAAGTTATAAAGAAATTCATTTTTGGGTATCAATTATTTTAGAAATACCCACCAGTTATATAACTGTTTACCGTCTCGTAAGAAATGAATTACAAGCTAAATTAAAAGTGGCTCGACCTCAAAATTTAAAACAATTACCAGGAGAAGTAAAAATATTCCAAAATAATCTATCTGAACAGCTACAAGCTTTACTAGAAAAGGAATCTGAAAAAGTTAGTCAATATTTAAAAGTCCGCTTCTGGTGTCAAGATGAAAGTCGCTTCGGCTGTCATACCATTGTCAGAGATAAAATAACAATTAAAGGCATAAAGCCCCTTGGTAATTTTCAGTATAATTTTCAATATCTCTGGCTCTATGGTTTAATAGAACCTCGAACAGGTAGCAGTTTTTTCTATGAATTTTCTCATTTAGATGGGGAATGTTTTAATCAATATTTAACGCTTTTTTCTCAAGCTTTTTCTGAGGAATTACATATTATTCAATTAGATAATGCTCCCGCACATACGGCGACCGACCTAGAAATACCTGATAATATTATCCTATTTTATCAACCTCCCTATTGTCCAGAAGTAAATCCAATTGAGAGAGTTTGGCTATATTTGAAAAACCTATTGGCCTGGGGCAATTTTAACTCCCTTGATAACTTAAGAAGTAAACTTTACCATCTTTTAAATTCTCTATCCAATGACACGATCGGGTATTTGACGGGATGGTCTTGGATTTTAGAAGCTCTATGTCTGTCAGGAATTTAG
- a CDS encoding IS1380-like element ISMae9 family transposase, which produces MTPSSDQSRLNQLNFGNLNGRQVIANFEGGKITSDAGIILMAELDQKLKITARFAECFRDYRNSSYLDYSVHELLAQRVYGIVLGYEDVNDHDKLRHAPALAIALKKLNFIDSAQANLAGKSTINRLEYCPETVINQENSRYHKIEPNPKEIEKAFVDIFLESYKKPPKPIILDMDVTDDQVHGNQEGAFFNTYYKGVCYAPLYIFCEHHLLVAKLRSSHVDTAGGALEELQRIIGIIREKWSDTQILVRGDSAYSREDIMKFCESQAGVDYVLAMATNSQLKLRATDVIEKAKADYEQRLQPVTELMETLFSPDEELGELAKLVPESTWYRSLCYQTQKSWSRSRRVVTKVCPGSEGVKIRHVVTSLPASKIPPSKLYTEKYCPRGERSNRIKEQQLDLFADRNSTQTFESNQLRLWLSSMAYVLMQAFRQNCLAKTSFAKATVGTIRLNFLKLGARITVSVRRILIAIASSCPYQDILAIAYSRIQAIAGTG; this is translated from the coding sequence ATGACTCCTAGTTCAGACCAGTCTCGACTCAATCAATTAAATTTTGGAAACCTCAATGGAAGACAAGTAATCGCTAATTTTGAGGGAGGAAAAATCACCTCAGATGCAGGAATTATTTTGATGGCAGAGTTAGACCAAAAGCTAAAAATAACGGCTCGGTTTGCCGAATGTTTTCGAGATTATCGAAATTCATCCTATCTAGATTATTCAGTTCATGAACTACTCGCACAAAGAGTTTATGGGATAGTTTTGGGATATGAGGATGTCAATGATCATGATAAATTACGTCATGCTCCAGCTTTAGCAATAGCATTGAAAAAACTAAATTTTATTGACTCAGCCCAAGCAAATTTAGCGGGAAAAAGTACAATTAATCGACTAGAATATTGTCCGGAAACAGTCATCAATCAAGAGAACAGTCGTTACCATAAAATCGAGCCTAACCCCAAAGAAATTGAAAAAGCTTTTGTGGACATCTTTCTAGAATCCTACAAAAAGCCACCGAAACCAATTATTTTAGACATGGATGTCACCGATGACCAAGTGCATGGAAATCAAGAGGGAGCGTTTTTCAATACTTATTATAAAGGAGTGTGTTATGCTCCTTTGTATATTTTCTGTGAGCATCATTTATTAGTAGCTAAACTCCGGTCTTCTCATGTAGATACTGCTGGGGGAGCATTAGAAGAATTGCAGCGAATAATCGGTATAATTCGAGAAAAATGGTCAGATACGCAGATATTAGTACGAGGAGATAGTGCCTATTCCCGTGAAGATATCATGAAATTTTGCGAAAGTCAAGCAGGAGTTGATTATGTTTTAGCAATGGCAACGAATAGTCAATTAAAATTACGAGCGACCGATGTAATTGAGAAAGCTAAGGCAGATTACGAGCAAAGACTTCAGCCAGTTACTGAATTAATGGAGACGTTATTTTCTCCCGATGAAGAGTTAGGAGAATTGGCGAAATTGGTACCAGAATCGACTTGGTATCGTTCCCTATGTTATCAAACCCAAAAATCCTGGAGCCGTTCAAGAAGAGTGGTGACAAAAGTTTGTCCTGGTAGTGAGGGCGTAAAAATTCGCCACGTTGTGACTTCTTTACCTGCATCAAAGATTCCCCCATCTAAACTTTACACTGAAAAATATTGCCCCAGAGGTGAGAGGTCAAATCGAATTAAAGAGCAACAATTAGACTTATTTGCTGACCGGAATTCGACACAGACATTTGAGAGTAATCAATTAAGACTTTGGTTGTCATCAATGGCTTATGTTTTAATGCAAGCTTTTCGTCAAAATTGTTTGGCTAAAACTTCTTTTGCCAAAGCGACAGTGGGAACAATTCGCCTTAATTTCCTTAAATTAGGAGCTAGAATTACTGTTAGTGTCAGAAGAATTTTAATCGCAATTGCCAGTTCTTGTCCCTATCAAGATATTTTAGCGATAGCTTACTCTAGAATTCAAGCGATAGCGGGAACTGGATAA
- a CDS encoding DUF2442 domain-containing protein, with amino-acid sequence MITLTLETEPIAHQVTLTDDKLIIDLADGRSITVPLTWYPRLLHASPAERQNWQLLADGCAIEWLDLDEHIGIEGLLAGRRSSESSRSLNRWLTTRRQTVTE; translated from the coding sequence ATGATTACTTTGACCCTTGAAACCGAGCCAATTGCCCATCAAGTGACCCTAACCGACGATAAATTAATAATCGACCTAGCCGACGGTCGCAGCATCACCGTTCCGCTAACATGGTACCCTCGTTTACTGCACGCCTCCCCCGCCGAGCGTCAAAATTGGCAACTCTTAGCGGATGGATGTGCTATCGAATGGCTCGATCTAGATGAGCATATTGGTATCGAAGGACTATTAGCTGGTCGGCGCAGTAGCGAGAGTTCACGCTCCCTGAATCGATGGTTAACAACTCGCAGACAAACTGTAACCGAGTAA
- a CDS encoding DUF4160 domain-containing protein produces the protein MPTVLQVGPYSFIFFSSDQQEPAHIHVKRDRKLAKYWLDPITLVGLIHLN, from the coding sequence ATGCCTACCGTCCTTCAAGTTGGGCCTTACAGTTTTATCTTTTTCAGTTCAGATCAACAAGAGCCAGCCCATATCCATGTCAAACGCGATCGCAAACTCGCTAAATATTGGCTTGATCCCATTACCTTAGTAGGGTTGATTCATTTAAATTAA
- a CDS encoding PEP-CTERM sorting domain-containing protein: MHIDCSCGFKCDAAPPATTPEPSALVGLGAVVALGVGFKRRRAQADKNSALIEGITTGYLQGSLFLWVIVN, from the coding sequence ATGCACATTGATTGCAGCTGTGGGTTTAAATGCGATGCTGCTCCTCCCGCTACAACCCCGGAACCCTCTGCCCTCGTTGGTCTGGGGGCTGTCGTCGCTCTGGGAGTTGGCTTCAAGCGCCGCCGCGCCCAAGCAGACAAAAACTCAGCTTTAATTGAAGGTATTACAACAGGATATCTGCAAGGGTCTCTTTTTTTGTGGGTAATTGTGAATTAG
- a CDS encoding DUF5615 family PIN-like protein: MRFLANENFPLDAVEALRQNGHDVLWIRVESPGISDREVLSRAQAENRILLTFDQDFG; encoded by the coding sequence ATGCGTTTTCTAGCGAACGAAAATTTCCCCCTTGATGCGGTTGAAGCCCTACGACAAAATGGCCATGATGTCCTGTGGATTAGGGTGGAATCCCCCGGAATCTCGGACCGTGAAGTTTTAAGTCGCGCCCAAGCAGAAAATCGTATTCTCTTGACATTTGATCAAGATTTTGGATAA
- a CDS encoding DUF433 domain-containing protein, with translation MDWETRITLNPDILVGKPIIKGTRIAVEFIIDLLAQGWSIDEILRNYPGITVEDIQACLSYASVMLKSEKVYAIPA, from the coding sequence ATGGACTGGGAAACTCGAATTACACTAAATCCCGATATTTTGGTGGGAAAACCTATCATTAAAGGAACAAGGATTGCGGTTGAATTTATCATCGATCTTCTCGCCCAAGGTTGGAGTATTGATGAAATTCTGCGAAACTACCCAGGTATTACAGTAGAAGATATTCAAGCTTGTCTTAGCTATGCTAGTGTAATGCTCAAATCTGAGAAAGTCTATGCTATTCCTGCTTAA
- a CDS encoding DUF2442 domain-containing protein: MTFLTNEVFETLAIQQLAITDDTLSVDLSDGRTISVPLAWYPRLLHGSIEERNDYRLIAGGSGIHWNQLDEDISTKNLILGQPSGESQKSLKRWLNNRVRSPIS, translated from the coding sequence ATGACTTTTTTAACGAATGAAGTATTTGAAACATTGGCTATTCAGCAATTGGCCATCACAGATGACACACTCAGTGTAGATTTGTCTGATGGGCGCACTATATCTGTTCCCCTGGCATGGTATCCTCGGCTCCTGCATGGCTCAATTGAGGAGCGCAATGATTATCGCTTGATCGCTGGTGGCAGTGGAATCCATTGGAATCAACTAGATGAAGACATTAGCACTAAAAACTTGATTCTTGGCCAACCATCAGGGGAAAGTCAAAAATCCTTGAAGCGTTGGTTAAATAATCGAGTGCGATCGCCGATCTCGTAG
- a CDS encoding DUF4160 domain-containing protein — translation MAHIDSFATQAIASEPPHIHVERDREIAKFWLQPLRLQSNQGFNRTEINRIQKLVQENQEQLLAGWNDFFNE, via the coding sequence TTGGCCCATATCGATTCTTTTGCTACGCAGGCGATCGCTTCGGAGCCACCTCACATCCATGTTGAACGAGATCGAGAGATCGCTAAATTCTGGCTTCAGCCGCTTCGTCTTCAGAGTAACCAAGGATTTAACCGCACCGAAATTAACCGCATTCAAAAACTTGTTCAAGAAAACCAAGAACAATTACTAGCAGGCTGGAATGACTTTTTTAACGAATGA
- a CDS encoding clan AA aspartic protease translates to MMMQGYVNQNYEAMLSLVVRNGDKLKSITAVIDTGFTGFLSLPIATIRELELSWSYRDRATLGDGSEVLFDIYDGMVIWGGQYREIEINAAETEPLIGMSLLRGYRLQVDTVKGGLVTISELPIAV, encoded by the coding sequence ATGATGATGCAGGGTTACGTCAATCAGAATTACGAAGCAATGCTTTCCTTGGTTGTGAGGAACGGCGACAAACTTAAATCCATTACTGCTGTGATCGATACAGGGTTTACAGGGTTCTTGAGTCTCCCGATTGCTACTATTAGAGAACTTGAACTGTCTTGGAGTTACCGCGATCGGGCAACCTTGGGCGATGGTAGCGAAGTCTTATTTGATATCTATGATGGCATGGTGATTTGGGGTGGGCAGTATCGAGAAATCGAGATTAACGCTGCAGAGACAGAGCCATTGATTGGAATGAGCCTGTTGCGCGGTTATCGGTTGCAAGTCGATACAGTCAAAGGCGGATTGGTTACGATTTCGGAGTTACCGATCGCAGTTTAG
- a CDS encoding clan AA aspartic protease yields the protein MISGIVANGHPLITIPFRIPNRADFPIEFVVDTGFTDELCLPPEAVALLNLPFRYDMRANLADNSQVMLPLHKAIIIWNGEERETRVFATGRRPLVGTALLYFRRS from the coding sequence GTGATTTCAGGTATTGTGGCTAATGGACACCCGCTTATCACTATCCCATTTCGGATTCCAAATCGCGCTGACTTTCCGATTGAGTTTGTAGTAGATACAGGATTTACAGATGAGCTTTGTTTACCACCCGAAGCAGTAGCATTACTGAATCTTCCTTTCAGGTACGATATGCGTGCGAATTTAGCAGACAACAGCCAAGTAATGCTGCCTCTTCACAAAGCAATTATTATCTGGAATGGTGAGGAGCGAGAAACTCGTGTATTTGCCACAGGGCGGCGACCCCTGGTTGGAACTGCTTTATTATACTTTAGACGTTCATAA
- a CDS encoding AbfB domain-containing protein yields MNLLKSSLIVCVSVGMVPAILNQAPATAQPRFIYARFESVNYPRRYIRHRNFQGYVEPISTNLDELDSSFRIRTGLADPNCISLESKNFPDYFLRHQNFRIVLSSNDGSTLFRKDATFCPKTGLSSKGGTSYESSNFPGYYIRHRDWELWLDKFNGSRLFRDDASFLRRPTP; encoded by the coding sequence ATGAATTTATTGAAATCAAGTTTAATTGTGTGTGTAAGTGTAGGTATGGTGCCTGCTATTCTTAATCAAGCACCTGCAACAGCTCAGCCACGCTTTATATATGCTCGATTTGAATCTGTAAATTACCCAAGAAGATATATTCGACACAGAAACTTTCAAGGATATGTTGAGCCTATTAGCACGAATCTGGATGAACTTGATTCAAGCTTCAGAATTAGAACAGGCTTGGCAGACCCCAACTGTATTTCGTTAGAATCAAAAAATTTTCCCGATTATTTTTTGCGTCATCAAAACTTTCGTATAGTGCTGTCATCTAATGATGGTAGTACACTCTTTAGGAAAGATGCTACATTCTGCCCTAAAACTGGATTGAGTTCTAAAGGTGGCACTTCTTACGAATCCTCGAATTTCCCTGGCTATTATATTAGACACCGAGACTGGGAACTTTGGCTTGATAAATTCAATGGTAGCCGCCTTTTCCGCGATGATGCAAGTTTTCTTAGAAGACCTACCCCATAG
- a CDS encoding RecQ family ATP-dependent DNA helicase, with protein sequence MSSHNTESIQTIFQKIWGYDSFRFPQQEIIETILAAKDALIVMPTGFGKSICFQLPALLKTGLTLVISPLVALMENQVEELLAKKLPVALIHHEIPRQQRKKTLAAIADQTLRLLYLSPETLLSPPLWSKLTLPHVKINALILDEAHCLTQWGDNFRPAYRRLGAVRPALLQSKPTGSQIAIAAFTATANPATRETLTRILQLEKPQLFLINPYRQNLDLSTKICISPGCRRHQLLNFLTSQPRQSGLIYTRSRRHSENLATWLQSLHYRTSAYHAGLSPFQRREIEQNWLRGDLTFVVCTSAFGMGINKPDVRWVVHYQPPALLSEYLQEIGRGGRDGGKMQALTLISEPTGWLDNSDKNQQKFFNSQQERQYRQAWQILAQIPLEGKVEAISAEFPDGALILSLLHSLDRLEWLDPFHYRLIYRHNSAKMTFKPKNEMFPYLYTRRCRWHFLLNAFGFQENADNFRCGHCDNCRRNRPLAN encoded by the coding sequence ATGTCTTCCCACAATACCGAAAGCATCCAGACTATTTTTCAAAAAATTTGGGGCTATGATAGCTTTCGCTTTCCCCAACAGGAGATTATCGAGACAATTCTAGCGGCAAAAGATGCTCTGATTGTCATGCCCACGGGATTCGGTAAATCTATCTGTTTTCAATTGCCCGCTTTATTAAAAACTGGCTTAACCCTAGTGATTTCTCCCCTGGTTGCCCTGATGGAAAATCAGGTGGAGGAATTATTAGCCAAAAAACTACCCGTCGCCCTGATTCATCACGAAATCCCCCGACAACAGAGAAAGAAAACCTTAGCAGCGATCGCAGATCAAACCCTGCGACTTCTCTATCTTTCCCCAGAAACCCTCTTAAGTCCGCCCCTCTGGTCAAAATTAACCCTTCCCCACGTTAAAATTAACGCTCTCATCCTCGACGAGGCCCATTGTTTAACCCAGTGGGGCGATAATTTTCGTCCTGCTTACCGTCGTCTTGGGGCTGTCCGTCCCGCTCTGCTGCAATCAAAACCGACCGGCAGCCAAATAGCGATCGCTGCTTTTACCGCCACCGCTAACCCCGCCACCCGTGAGACTCTCACCCGCATCTTACAACTAGAAAAACCACAACTTTTCTTAATAAATCCTTACCGTCAAAACCTTGACTTAAGCACCAAAATATGTATTAGCCCCGGTTGTCGTCGTCATCAACTATTAAACTTCCTCACCAGTCAACCTCGACAATCCGGCCTGATCTATACTCGTTCCCGTCGCCATAGTGAAAATTTAGCGACATGGTTGCAATCTCTCCACTATCGCACCAGTGCCTATCATGCCGGTTTATCGCCCTTTCAGCGTCGGGAAATAGAACAAAATTGGCTGCGGGGGGATTTAACTTTTGTTGTCTGTACCTCAGCTTTTGGCATGGGTATCAACAAACCCGATGTGCGTTGGGTTGTCCACTACCAACCCCCAGCTTTACTATCGGAATACCTACAGGAAATCGGCCGCGGTGGTCGCGATGGCGGCAAAATGCAGGCTCTCACCTTAATTAGTGAACCGACGGGATGGTTAGATAATAGCGATAAAAACCAGCAAAAATTCTTTAACTCCCAACAGGAACGCCAATACCGACAAGCTTGGCAAATTTTAGCCCAAATTCCCCTAGAGGGCAAAGTAGAGGCGATTAGTGCCGAATTTCCCGATGGTGCGCTCATTCTCTCCCTTTTACACAGTCTCGATCGCCTAGAATGGCTCGATCCTTTTCATTATCGGCTTATTTATCGCCATAATTCCGCCAAGATGACTTTTAAACCCAAAAATGAGATGTTTCCCTACCTCTATACCCGTCGCTGTCGTTGGCACTTTCTCTTAAATGCTTTTGGTTTTCAGGAAAATGCCGATAATTTTCGCTGTGGTCATTGCGATAATTGTCGTCGCAATCGACCTCTGGCAAACTAG
- a CDS encoding DUF3285 domain-containing protein produces MTEPVSTTDPAVETATEAQPSYVKLAMRNMVKKKGISLKHFFLTTAALLGFFVGISYLTRP; encoded by the coding sequence ATGACTGAACCTGTTAGCACCACTGACCCCGCAGTAGAAACCGCCACGGAAGCGCAACCCAGTTACGTCAAGCTGGCGATGCGGAATATGGTCAAGAAAAAAGGCATCTCGTTAAAACACTTTTTTTTGACTACAGCAGCCCTATTAGGCTTTTTTGTCGGTATTTCCTATCTGACGCGTCCCTAG
- the ybeY gene encoding rRNA maturation RNase YbeY encodes MSETLPLGVDLCLQDNYFDPGNSPVDGETWHYWLETWLGYLSDYLPVAAGYELSLRLTDDREIQTYNCQYRHKDQPTDVLAFATLEVDFPVDERILETEPLYLGDIIISVETAQQQALTQNHSLARELAWLTAHACLHLLGWDHPDETSLLEMLSLQETLLKTVEMPIHS; translated from the coding sequence GTGAGTGAGACTTTGCCCCTAGGGGTGGATTTATGCCTACAGGATAATTATTTTGATCCCGGAAATAGTCCTGTGGATGGGGAAACTTGGCACTATTGGTTGGAGACATGGTTAGGCTATCTATCGGATTATCTCCCCGTTGCCGCCGGTTATGAACTAAGTTTGCGTTTAACAGACGATCGAGAAATTCAGACCTATAATTGCCAATATCGCCACAAAGATCAACCGACGGATGTTCTCGCTTTTGCCACTCTCGAAGTGGATTTCCCAGTCGATGAGCGCATTTTAGAGACAGAACCTTTATATTTGGGGGATATTATCATCTCTGTGGAGACAGCACAACAACAGGCTTTAACACAAAATCATTCTTTGGCGCGAGAATTGGCCTGGTTAACTGCCCACGCTTGTTTACATCTTTTGGGTTGGGACCATCCCGATGAAACAAGTCTGTTAGAAATGCTATCTTTACAGGAAACTTTGTTAAAAACCGTCGAAATGCCGATACATAGTTAG
- a CDS encoding diacylglycerol kinase, which yields MKTNYHQANQSTSLSNPYLNNNFIPRSGQVSEGNNSTQREYAWQVASNLLVSVRYAWAGVRYAFVSQRNFRIHTLITLVAVSWGLFLRVNAMEMAIVTLTCALVMVLELINTALESVVDLTVGQSYHDLAKIAKDCAAGAVLIASIAALLVAAFIFIPHLLV from the coding sequence ATGAAGACAAATTATCATCAAGCCAACCAATCTACCAGCCTATCTAATCCCTATCTCAACAATAATTTTATCCCTCGATCGGGACAGGTGAGTGAGGGCAACAATTCGACTCAAAGAGAATACGCTTGGCAAGTCGCCTCGAATCTATTAGTCAGTGTTCGCTACGCTTGGGCCGGAGTCCGTTATGCTTTTGTTAGTCAAAGAAATTTTCGCATTCACACCCTGATTACCCTAGTAGCGGTTAGTTGGGGCTTATTTTTGCGGGTTAATGCCATGGAAATGGCGATTGTCACCCTTACCTGCGCTCTGGTGATGGTCTTAGAATTAATTAACACTGCCCTAGAATCAGTGGTAGATCTGACAGTGGGGCAATCCTACCATGATTTAGCCAAAATAGCGAAAGATTGTGCCGCTGGTGCCGTTTTAATCGCCTCGATCGCCGCTTTACTCGTAGCGGCTTTTATTTTTATTCCCCATTTATTAGTTTAA
- a CDS encoding DUF4327 family protein gives MSAITFSTAPTAYSIRMIKDEVRQMVEQGVVSRHQPIYTLCQFIPPREWVCVECELERCDYLLRDQIGDLIASESWDND, from the coding sequence ATGAGTGCCATAACTTTCTCCACCGCTCCCACCGCTTACTCTATCAGGATGATTAAGGACGAAGTCCGTCAGATGGTAGAACAGGGGGTAGTGAGCAGACACCAACCGATCTACACCCTCTGTCAGTTCATTCCCCCCCGGGAGTGGGTTTGTGTTGAATGTGAACTAGAACGATGTGACTACCTTCTCAGAGATCAAATTGGTGACTTGATCGCCTCGGAATCTTGGGATAATGATTAA
- a CDS encoding class I SAM-dependent methyltransferase, with protein sequence MSDDATIRTAVQRLYNTYPFPPEPLLDEPPPGYNWRWNWIAAYNFCCHRKPEREDIRILDAGCGTGAGTEYLLALNPFAHVVAIDISEKALEIAKERCNRSGVATKHRGSLDFHHLPLESATNLPGEFDLINCVGVLHHLPDPIKGIQSLAQKLAPGGLLHIFVYAQLGRWEIQLMQSAIALLQGDRRGDYKDGVAVGREIFASLPENNRILKREKERWSMENHRDESFADMYVHPREVDYNIDTLFQLIDASGLAFIGFSNPSYWQLDRLLGKSPELMARAQNLGERERYRLTELLDPEITHYEFFLAKPPILTADWSGDQVLENAVAEVHPCLYGWPSASVLDYDYRPVNLSETEFAFLQACDGRLTVGEIDAQVALGLTAVRSLQQRQLLILS encoded by the coding sequence ATGTCCGACGACGCTACTATTCGCACTGCTGTACAACGTCTCTACAATACCTATCCTTTCCCCCCCGAACCGCTCCTAGATGAACCTCCTCCGGGTTACAATTGGCGCTGGAATTGGATTGCTGCCTATAACTTTTGTTGTCATCGTAAACCTGAACGAGAGGATATCCGCATTCTCGATGCAGGTTGTGGTACTGGTGCGGGAACTGAATATCTGCTTGCGCTCAACCCTTTCGCTCATGTAGTCGCGATAGATATCAGTGAAAAAGCTCTAGAAATTGCCAAAGAACGCTGTAATCGTTCGGGAGTTGCGACAAAGCACCGAGGTTCTCTGGATTTTCACCATTTACCCCTTGAATCGGCCACTAATCTCCCGGGAGAATTTGATTTAATTAACTGCGTCGGGGTGCTGCACCATCTCCCGGACCCGATTAAAGGTATTCAATCCCTCGCGCAAAAACTGGCCCCCGGTGGTCTGCTGCATATTTTCGTCTATGCTCAATTGGGACGCTGGGAAATCCAGTTAATGCAATCTGCGATCGCACTTTTGCAGGGAGACCGACGCGGGGATTATAAAGATGGGGTCGCTGTCGGCCGAGAGATTTTTGCCTCTCTACCAGAAAATAATCGCATTTTGAAACGGGAAAAAGAGCGTTGGTCAATGGAAAATCATCGCGATGAGTCCTTCGCTGATATGTACGTTCACCCCCGGGAAGTGGACTACAATATCGATACCCTCTTTCAACTGATTGATGCGTCAGGATTAGCCTTTATTGGCTTTTCTAACCCTTCCTACTGGCAATTAGACCGTTTATTGGGTAAATCCCCCGAATTGATGGCTAGAGCGCAAAATTTAGGGGAAAGGGAACGTTATCGCTTGACGGAATTATTAGACCCAGAAATCACCCACTATGAATTTTTCCTCGCTAAACCACCGATTTTGACTGCCGATTGGTCCGGGGATCAAGTCCTAGAGAATGCAGTGGCCGAAGTTCATCCCTGTCTTTACGGTTGGCCTAGTGCAAGTGTTCTAGATTACGATTATCGGCCGGTTAATCTCTCGGAGACAGAATTTGCTTTTTTACAAGCTTGTGATGGTCGTTTAACCGTGGGAGAAATCGACGCTCAAGTTGCTTTAGGATTAACTGCTGTGCGTTCTTTACAACAGCGCCAACTACTGATTTTAAGTTAG